The proteins below come from a single Esox lucius isolate fEsoLuc1 chromosome 7, fEsoLuc1.pri, whole genome shotgun sequence genomic window:
- the c7h21orf91 gene encoding protein EURL homolog: MDEEEQFVNIDLNDDNVCSVCKLETDTGTMSFCHVCFDLSIEGVSHATLLHSKSLRGHRECFEKYHLIANQKLSRSKVSRSAYEGMKLALSQKISRIVQYAQNKDSVGLDGGLSRRGGKHQLICYSQNGDHKLLPQSDAQVPRYTPRCNQGTGTGGLPDYATSILECHSAQELDFLEDRPSLEGLWGTNGRRGLHHCSQSQSSGGDRQTLHSNNGLTREELNKMSVDELHQLNGKLLQQIQKVFEELTEAVQEKDSLTSELHVRHIAIEQLFKNCAKLPWLQISRAGSGVQASSNNPME; this comes from the exons ATGGATGAAGAGGAGCAGTTTGTCAACATCGACCTAAATGATGACAACGTCTGCAGTGTATGCAAgctagagacagacacaggcaccaTGTCCTTCTGTCACGTCTGTTTTGATCTGAGCATTGAAG GTGTGTCCCATGCCACCCTCCTGCACTCTAAATCCCTACGAGGCCACCGGGAATGTTTTGAGAAGTACCACCTCATTGCCAACCAGAAGCTGTCTCGCTCCAAGGTCTCCCGCAGTGCCTATGAGGGCATGAAGCTGGCCCTGAGCCAGAAGATCAGCCGCATTGTGCAGTACGCCCAGAACAAAGACTCCGTCGGCTTAGATGGAGGGTTGAGCCGGCGAGGGGGCAAGCACCAGCTCATCTGCTACAGCCAGAATGGAGACCATAAACTGCTGCCCCAGTCAGACGCCCAGGTTCCCCGCTACACCCCACGCTGTAACCAGGGAACAGGAACAGGGGGCCTGCCGGACTATGCCACAAGCATTCTGGAGTGCCACTCAGCCCAGGAGCTGGACTTCCTGGAGGACAGACCGAGCCTCGAGGGCCTATGGGGAACCAATGGGAGGAGGGGCCTTCATCACTGCAGCCAGAGCCAGTCCTCTGGGGGAGACCGCCAGACGCTGCACTCAAACAATGGTCTCACCAGAGAAGAGT TGAATAAAATGAGTGTGGATGAGCTCCACCAACTGAACGGCAAGCTCCTGCAACAGATACAAA AGGTATTTGAGGAGCTGACGGAGGCTGTGCAGGAGAAAGACTCTTTGACGTCGGAACTCCATGTTCGTCACATCGCCATCGAGCAGCTCTTCAAAAACTGCGCTAAGCTTCCCTGGCTGCAGATCAGCCGGGCCGGTTCTGGGGTCCAGGCCAGCAGCAACAACCCCATGGAGTGA
- the btg3 gene encoding protein BTG3 — protein sequence MMRKEIAAAVFFLKRLIKKVKRLETQKVDLFVERLTVALREKFKGHWYPDNPSKGQAFRCIRLNRLQREDPELLRACHESGIQYKDLGLPVELTLWVDPGEVCCRHGEKNLAFTVARFSGNEVDQEDVNKKVTCTVEKVTSDYFSGSSSDEDCGLRESGLPPIFHQNRPTHQMIYPAALLWRPPVPKQRKMGPGKGYNSPPRPPNSGFILQGRPQQTFRHNSWAPPGHRGGLGYWGGTPGLAYS from the exons ATGATGAGAAAAGAGATTGCAGCAGCAGTGTTTTTCCTGAAAAGACTGATCAAGAAGGTCAAAAGGTTGGAGACTCAGAAAGTTGACTTGTTTGTGGAGCGGTTGACTGTTGCCCTGCGGGAGAAGTTCAAGGGGCATTGGTACCCTGACAACCCCAGCAAAGGACAGGCCTTCAG GTGTATTCGGTTGAACAGGTTGCAGAGAGAGGATCCGGAGCTGCTGCGGGCCTGCCATGAAAGTGGGATTCAGTACAAGGACCTTGGCCTGCCAGTAGAACTTACGCTGTGGGTGGACCCAGGGGAGGTTTGCTGCAG GCATGGTGAGAAGAACCTTGCTTTTACGGTGGCCCGTTTTTCTGGCAATGAGGTTGATCAAGAGGATGTGAATAAAAAAGTGACCTGCACTGTGGAGAAGGTAACGTCAGACTACTTCTCCGGTTCCTCTTCAGACGAGGATTGTGGCCTTAGGGAATCCGGTCTTCCCCCTATCTTCCACCAAAATCGCCCCACACATCAG atGATCTACCCTGCTGCTCTTCTTTGGCGTCCTCCAGTGCCCAAACAAAGGAAGATGGGTCCAGGTAAAGGATATAACAGCCCTCCACGTCCTCCTAACTCTGGCTTTATACTCCAAGGCAGACCCCAACAGACCTTCAGACACAACAGTTGGGCCCCCCCTGGCCACAGAGGAGGGCTGGGATACTGGGGTGGCACTCCAGGTCTGGCTTACAGTTAA